One part of the Arabidopsis thaliana chromosome 4, partial sequence genome encodes these proteins:
- the NRPB9B gene encoding RNA polymerases M/15 Kd subunit, with protein MFSIGLKLQLFSTFAAYEPLILFFFEMFSNNILYPKEDKEQSILLYACRNCDHQEAADNNCVYRNEVHHSVSEQTQILSDVASDPTLPRTKAVRCAKCQHGEAVFFQATARGEEGMTLFFVCCNPNCSHRWRE; from the exons ATGTTTTCTATTGGATTAAAGCTCCAACTTTTCTCCACTTTTGCAGCTTATGAacctttgattttgtttttttttgaaatgttcAGTAATAACATTCTATATCCCAAGGAAGACAAGGAGCAATCAATCCTCCTCTATGCGTGCCGTAATTGTGATCACCAG GAAGCAGCAGATAACAATTGTGTTTACAGAAACGAGGTTCATCACTCTGTAAGTGAACAAACTCAGATCCTATCTGACGTTGCTTCCGACCCAACTCTTCCACGTACCAAGGCTGTGCGATGCGCCAAGTGTCAACACGGTGAAGCTGTCTTCTTCCAG GCCACGGCTAGAGGCGAAGAAGGAATGACTCTGTTTTTCGTTTGCTGCAACCCGAACTGTAGTCACCGTTGGAGAGAATAG
- the NRPB9B gene encoding RNA polymerases M/15 Kd subunit (NRPB9B; FUNCTIONS IN: DNA-directed RNA polymerase activity, transcription regulator activity, DNA binding, zinc ion binding, nucleic acid binding; INVOLVED IN: transcription, regulation of transcription; LOCATED IN: DNA-directed RNA polymerase V complex, DNA-directed RNA polymerase II, core complex, DNA-directed RNA polymerase IV complex; EXPRESSED IN: 22 plant structures; EXPRESSED DURING: 13 growth stages; CONTAINS InterPro DOMAIN/s: Zinc finger, TFIIS-type (InterPro:IPR001222), DNA-directed RNA polymerase, M/15kDa subunit (InterPro:IPR001529), DNA-directed RNA polymerase M, 15kDa subunit, conserved site (InterPro:IPR019761); BEST Arabidopsis thaliana protein match is: RNA polymerases M/15 Kd subunit (TAIR:AT3G16980.1); Has 30201 Blast hits to 17322 proteins in 780 species: Archae - 12; Bacteria - 1396; Metazoa - 17338; Fungi - 3422; Plants - 5037; Viruses - 0; Other Eukaryotes - 2996 (source: NCBI BLink).), translated as MSTMKFCRECNNILYPKEDKEQSILLYACRNCDHQEAADNNCVYRNEVHHSVSEQTQILSDVASDPTLPRTKAVRCAKCQHGEAVFFQATARGEEGMTLFFVCCNPNCSHRWRE; from the exons ATGAGTACTATGAAATTTTGTCGCGAATG TAATAACATTCTATATCCCAAGGAAGACAAGGAGCAATCAATCCTCCTCTATGCGTGCCGTAATTGTGATCACCAG GAAGCAGCAGATAACAATTGTGTTTACAGAAACGAGGTTCATCACTCTGTAAGTGAACAAACTCAGATCCTATCTGACGTTGCTTCCGACCCAACTCTTCCACGTACCAAGGCTGTGCGATGCGCCAAGTGTCAACACGGTGAAGCTGTCTTCTTCCAG GCCACGGCTAGAGGCGAAGAAGGAATGACTCTGTTTTTCGTTTGCTGCAACCCGAACTGTAGTCACCGTTGGAGAGAATAG
- a CDS encoding peroxidase superfamily protein (Peroxidase superfamily protein; FUNCTIONS IN: peroxidase activity, heme binding; INVOLVED IN: oxidation reduction, response to oxidative stress; LOCATED IN: endomembrane system; EXPRESSED IN: 9 plant structures; EXPRESSED DURING: F mature embryo stage, petal differentiation and expansion stage, E expanded cotyledon stage, D bilateral stage; CONTAINS InterPro DOMAIN/s: Haem peroxidase (InterPro:IPR010255), Plant peroxidase (InterPro:IPR000823), Peroxidases heam-ligand binding site (InterPro:IPR019793), Haem peroxidase, plant/fungal/bacterial (InterPro:IPR002016), Peroxidase, active site (InterPro:IPR019794); BEST Arabidopsis thaliana protein match is: Peroxidase superfamily protein (TAIR:AT3G50990.1); Has 4922 Blast hits to 4898 proteins in 352 species: Archae - 0; Bacteria - 20; Metazoa - 11; Fungi - 467; Plants - 4342; Viruses - 0; Other Eukaryotes - 82 (source: NCBI BLink).), with the protein MKNLFNLFLMFFFAMPILSLSENPTNFSESCEDGSGETGSSFGIGFDLVLDFGLYRNSCPEAESIVYSWVETTVLEDPRMAASLLRLHFHDCFVNGCDASVLLDDTEGLVGEKTAPPNLNSLRGFEVIDSIKSDIESVCPETVSCADILAMAARDSVVVSGGPRWEVEVGRKDSRTASKQAATNGLPSPNSTVSTLISTFQNLGLSQTDMVALSGGHTLGKARCTSFTARLQPLQTGQPANHGDNLEFLESLQQLCSTVGPSVGITQLDLVTPSTFDNQYYVNLLSGEGLLPSDQALAVQDPGTRAIVETYATDQSVFFEDFKNAMVKMGGIPGGSNSEIRKNCRMIN; encoded by the exons ATGAAGAATCTCTTTAACTTGTTccttatgtttttctttgcaaTGCCAATTCTTTCACTCTCCGAGAATCCAACCAATTTCAGCGAGAGTTGCGAAGACGGGAGTGGAGAAACCGGTTCAAGCTTTGGCATAGGGTTCGATTTGgttcttgattttggtttataccGGAATAGCTGCCCCGAAGCAGAGTCTATCGTCTACTCGTGGGTGGAAACCACGGTGTTAGAGGATCCAAGAATGGCTGCTTCTCTTCTCCGTCTTCATTTCCACGACTGTTTTGTCAAT GGATGTGATGCTTCGGTGTTGTTAGATGACACAGAAGGACTGGTTGGTGAAAAAACGGCGCCTCCTAATCTAAATTCTCTACGAGGGTTCGAAGTGATTGATTCGATAAAGTCTGATATTGAATCTGTATGTCCAGAGACCGTCTCATGCGCAGACATTCTTGCCATGGCTGCTAGAGATTCAGTCGTTGTG TCGGGTGGACCAAGGTGGGAGGTGGAAGTAGGAAGAAAAGACAGTAGAACAGCAAGCAAACAGGCAGCAACAAATGGCTTACCCTCACCAAACTCAACCGTATCAACTCTCATCTCTACTTTCCAGAATCTTGGCCTTTCACAAACCGACATGGTCGCTCTTTCCG GTGGACATACATTGGGAAAGGCACGGTGCACTTCGTTTACAGCTCGGTTGCAGCCACTGCAAACTGGACAACCAGCTAACCACGGAGACAACCTTGAGTTCCTCGAGTCACTGCAACAGTTATGCTCGACTGTTGGGCCCAGTGTAGGTATCACTCAGCTTGACTTGGTGACTCCATCAACATTTGACAACCAGTACTATGTAAACCTCCTCTCGGGTGAGGGATTGCTTCCATCAGACCAGGCTTTAGCGGTTCAAGACCCAGGGACAAGGGCGATTGTTGAGACCTACGCAACAGATCAGTCGGTTTTCTTTGAGGATTTTAAGAACGCTATGGTTAAAATGGGAGGGATACCCGGTGGTAGTAATAGCGAGATTAGGAAGAATTGTAGAATgattaactaa